ATAGCACTCAGCCTGCTCAACGGAGCGCATCTTACAGTCTTCAAAAAAATCGCTGATCTGTTAAAGAAACGCGGCGTAGAAGATATAGCAATAGTCGGTGGCGGGACAATACCTGATCCTGATAAACCAAAGCTGGAAAAGCTGGGAATAACTGGTAATTATGGACCAGGCACCCCAATTTCAACCATCATAGAACACATAACCGAGAGGGCTATCGAGGCCCGGACCAGAAAGATGCAATAGGTGTTCCGTTTGAAAATAGATGATATAATTCGTGGAATTCTTTCAGCGGATAAGAGGAGTATTGCTCGAGCAATCTCAATTGTGGAAGATGACGACAAGGTTCAAGAGTGTTCCACGATAATCAGGGGCATCTTTGGCTACACGGGACATTCACACGTTGTGGGTATTACTGGACCACCCGGTATAGGAAAAAGCACCATGATCGGTAAGCTCTCCAAGAAGCTTGCAGACAGGGCAAAAAAGGTTTCCGTAATTGCTGTTGATGCTTCAAGCCCGTTTTCCGGTGGTTCCCTTCTTGGTAACAGGATACGTATGCAG
The genomic region above belongs to Thermoplasmataceae archaeon and contains:
- a CDS encoding cobalamin B12-binding domain-containing protein; this translates as MFLVDGKSQSLFKDKPIKVLLAKPGIDGHDRGVLVLAKAFRDAGMEVLYAGLLPTPEEVVDTAVNEDVDVIALSLLNGAHLTVFKKIADLLKKRGVEDIAIVGGGTIPDPDKPKLEKLGITGNYGPGTPISTIIEHITERAIEARTRKMQ